A region from the Sulfitobacter sp. D7 genome encodes:
- a CDS encoding helix-turn-helix domain-containing protein: protein MSSALRIAIGTFGRVALLDMDRPLVKHAHAQCHVLLKVEGADTEFDVGGRCVALTDESAVLINAWEHHSYVHRAGQPPTIILALYIEPIWLRAFRDNWEASAGPGFFPHPGGAITPQIRRQVGETAEAMVQDPGGAAAHERLIGQLMVAIIERLALWREVQPSLRARATAMRAPDRRIARAQALMRADPARIPSMEWLARESGVSRAHFFRLFEAETGISPRVYLNTQRVERAVQAVANDTRSFTDISVDLGFSVPAHFSRFFHDHAGSSPSTFRDVSALRDSG from the coding sequence ATGTCGTCTGCTCTGAGGATCGCTATCGGGACGTTCGGGCGGGTCGCTCTCCTTGATATGGACCGTCCCCTCGTCAAGCATGCCCATGCGCAATGCCACGTGCTGCTGAAGGTCGAGGGTGCCGATACCGAGTTTGATGTGGGCGGGCGGTGCGTGGCGCTAACCGATGAAAGCGCCGTGCTCATCAACGCTTGGGAGCACCACAGCTACGTGCACCGCGCAGGCCAGCCGCCGACGATCATCCTCGCGCTTTACATTGAACCGATTTGGCTGCGTGCGTTTCGCGACAATTGGGAAGCGAGTGCGGGACCGGGTTTTTTCCCACATCCGGGCGGTGCCATCACCCCGCAGATCCGCCGTCAGGTCGGCGAGACCGCCGAGGCGATGGTGCAGGACCCAGGCGGCGCCGCAGCACATGAACGTCTTATCGGGCAGCTAATGGTTGCGATCATCGAGCGGCTGGCGCTTTGGCGCGAGGTGCAGCCGTCGCTCCGGGCGCGGGCCACAGCAATGCGCGCGCCCGACCGGCGGATCGCGCGGGCTCAGGCCTTGATGCGAGCGGACCCGGCTCGCATTCCTTCGATGGAGTGGTTGGCACGCGAAAGCGGCGTGTCCCGCGCGCATTTCTTCCGGTTGTTTGAGGCCGAGACCGGCATTTCTCCGCGTGTCTATCTGAACACCCAGCGAGTGGAGCGCGCGGTGCAGGCAGTCGCAAACGACACCCGCAGCTTCACCGACATCTCTGTCGATTTGGGCTTCTCAGTGCCGGCGCATTTCTCGCGCTTCTTCCACGACCATGCTGGCTCCTCGCCGAGCACCTTCCGCGATGTCTCGGCGCTTCGCGACAGCGGCTGA
- a CDS encoding xanthine dehydrogenase family protein molybdopterin-binding subunit, whose product MKDTVTELLVGRSVARVEDPALLSGHGRYIDDLPVAPGTLALAFVRSPHGHADIRSIDTAEAARAPGVVAVITGQDVAARTRSMTVGVKADVECWPMAVDRVRYVGEPLVMVVATDRYLAEDAADLVAVDYGPLGAVVDPVAALSDDAPVLHSSLGGNLINERRFRYGDPEAAFEAASSRIGIDVTYPRSACTPIETYGVIASYEPGEDAYDVTANFQGPFSIHAVVARSLNVPGNRLRLRTPPDSGGSFGIKQGVFPYMILAGIAARIAGAPVKWIEDRLEHLSASVSATNRQTRIEAAVEADGRITALDWDQIEDCGAHLRAPEPATLYRMHGNMTGAYDIQNLAIRNRVVLTNKTPTGLNRGFGGPQIYFALERLMDAIARQLGLDRLEVIRRNLIPAGAFPYRTASGALYDSGDYATVLDRAVAEGGLAELYARRDKARAEGRRYGIGFACVVEPSVSNMGYITTVLTPEERAKAGPKNGAQATATIAIDPLGSVTVKVASVPQGQGHRTVLAQVVADKFGLPMEAVRVLADVDTMRDAWSIASGNYASRFAPAVAGATEIAATRLREKLAKVAATQLNIALEDVSFEAGRIQARDNPDNSLSFARVAATAHWSPGTLPDGVDQTLRETVYWSPPELEAPTSEDGINSSLCHGFIFDFCGVEIDHETAEPKIDRYVTMHDCGRILHPAMVEGQVRGGFAQAVGAAFLEEYAYGADGSFQSGTLADYLLPTVIEVPEPVILHHETPSPFTPLGAKGVGEGNCMSTPVCIANAVADALAPEGDAPDIVLPVTASKLAACIFGDEPSPKSPVPETKAEATVGGRKLTGEGRAVVQASRTDVWQMLLDPATLDAIIPGSHGVQKVGETRFKADVTLGVGPVRGRYKADIELSDLDPPNAVTLSGQVVGALGTGGGHGRITLTDTDDGTEIAYRYEAEIGGKVASVGGRLLDGAAKVVIGEFFRALARHCGGAGTGPLARLMGLFHRITKGGRS is encoded by the coding sequence ATGAAAGATACCGTTACAGAACTACTCGTCGGCCGCTCGGTCGCACGCGTCGAGGATCCGGCACTCCTGTCGGGGCACGGGCGTTACATCGACGATCTGCCGGTGGCACCCGGAACGCTGGCGTTGGCCTTCGTGCGGTCGCCGCACGGACACGCCGACATCCGGTCGATCGACACCGCCGAGGCGGCCCGCGCGCCCGGCGTCGTCGCCGTCATCACCGGACAGGACGTCGCCGCACGCACCCGGTCGATGACCGTAGGCGTGAAGGCCGATGTCGAATGCTGGCCGATGGCGGTGGATCGCGTGCGCTATGTCGGCGAACCGCTGGTCATGGTCGTGGCAACCGACCGCTACTTGGCCGAGGATGCCGCAGATCTGGTCGCGGTTGACTATGGCCCGCTCGGCGCAGTGGTCGATCCCGTCGCGGCGCTCTCGGACGATGCGCCGGTGCTTCATTCCAGCCTCGGCGGAAACCTCATTAACGAAAGGCGCTTCCGCTACGGCGATCCCGAAGCGGCGTTCGAGGCTGCCTCGAGCCGGATTGGCATCGACGTTACCTATCCGCGCAGCGCCTGCACCCCCATCGAAACCTACGGCGTGATCGCCAGCTACGAGCCGGGCGAGGATGCCTATGACGTCACCGCGAATTTCCAGGGCCCTTTCTCAATCCACGCGGTGGTGGCCCGGTCGCTGAACGTGCCGGGCAACCGGCTGCGGCTGCGCACACCGCCCGATTCCGGTGGCTCGTTCGGGATCAAGCAGGGCGTCTTTCCCTACATGATTCTCGCAGGCATCGCCGCGCGCATCGCGGGCGCGCCGGTCAAGTGGATCGAGGACCGGCTGGAGCATCTGTCTGCCAGCGTTTCTGCGACCAATCGGCAGACCCGGATTGAAGCGGCGGTTGAGGCGGATGGCCGGATCACCGCACTTGATTGGGATCAGATCGAGGATTGCGGTGCCCATCTGCGCGCGCCGGAGCCTGCTACGCTCTACCGGATGCACGGCAACATGACCGGTGCCTACGACATCCAGAATCTGGCGATCCGCAATCGTGTCGTGCTTACGAACAAGACGCCAACGGGCCTTAACCGCGGCTTTGGCGGCCCACAAATCTATTTCGCGCTGGAGCGGCTGATGGATGCCATCGCCCGGCAGCTTGGGCTGGACCGGCTGGAGGTCATCCGCCGCAACCTCATCCCTGCCGGGGCGTTTCCCTACCGCACGGCAAGCGGTGCGCTCTACGACTCGGGCGATTACGCCACGGTGCTGGACCGCGCGGTCGCCGAAGGCGGTCTGGCCGAGCTTTACGCCCGCCGCGACAAGGCCCGCGCCGAAGGCCGACGGTATGGCATCGGCTTTGCCTGCGTTGTTGAGCCTTCGGTGTCGAATATGGGCTACATCACCACCGTCCTGACCCCTGAAGAGCGTGCCAAAGCGGGGCCCAAGAATGGCGCGCAGGCAACCGCAACCATCGCAATCGACCCGCTCGGCTCGGTTACGGTTAAGGTCGCCTCGGTCCCGCAGGGTCAAGGCCACCGGACCGTGCTGGCGCAGGTCGTGGCCGACAAGTTCGGCCTGCCGATGGAGGCGGTGCGCGTTCTGGCCGATGTGGACACAATGCGCGATGCCTGGTCCATCGCCTCGGGCAACTACGCCTCGCGCTTTGCCCCGGCGGTCGCTGGTGCGACCGAGATCGCAGCAACGCGGCTGCGCGAAAAGCTGGCAAAGGTCGCGGCCACGCAGCTGAACATTGCGCTCGAGGACGTGTCCTTCGAGGCGGGCCGCATACAAGCCAGGGACAATCCTGACAACAGCCTGTCCTTCGCGCGGGTCGCCGCCACGGCGCACTGGTCGCCAGGCACCCTGCCGGACGGCGTGGATCAGACCCTGCGCGAGACGGTCTATTGGAGCCCGCCCGAACTGGAGGCCCCGACATCCGAGGACGGGATTAACTCCTCGCTCTGTCACGGATTCATCTTCGATTTCTGCGGGGTCGAGATCGACCACGAGACCGCCGAGCCCAAGATCGACCGATATGTGACTATGCACGATTGCGGGCGCATCCTGCATCCCGCCATGGTGGAAGGACAGGTGCGCGGGGGCTTTGCTCAGGCGGTCGGCGCGGCGTTCCTTGAGGAATATGCCTACGGTGCGGACGGATCATTCCAGTCTGGCACGCTGGCCGATTACCTCTTGCCCACGGTGATCGAGGTGCCCGAACCAGTCATCCTGCATCACGAGACGCCGTCGCCCTTCACTCCGCTCGGTGCCAAGGGCGTGGGCGAAGGCAACTGTATGTCGACACCCGTCTGCATCGCCAATGCCGTGGCCGACGCGCTGGCCCCCGAAGGCGATGCACCAGATATCGTCCTCCCAGTGACCGCGTCCAAGCTCGCGGCGTGTATCTTCGGCGACGAGCCCAGCCCGAAAAGCCCGGTGCCCGAGACGAAGGCCGAGGCCACGGTGGGTGGGCGCAAGCTCACGGGCGAAGGCCGCGCCGTGGTGCAGGCCAGCCGCACCGATGTCTGGCAGATGCTGCTGGATCCCGCGACGCTCGATGCAATTATTCCCGGCTCGCACGGCGTGCAGAAGGTCGGCGAGACACGCTTCAAAGCGGATGTGACGCTGGGCGTCGGGCCGGTCCGGGGCCGCTACAAGGCCGATATTGAATTGTCGGACCTCGACCCGCCCAACGCCGTGACACTGTCGGGCCAAGTTGTCGGCGCGCTTGGCACCGGTGGCGGACATGGCCGCATCACACTGACCGACACCGACGACGGCACTGAGATCGCCTACCGCTACGAGGCCGAGATCGGCGGCAAGGTCGCCTCGGTCGGCGGGCGGCTTCTGGACGGCGCGGCCAAGGTCGTGATCGGCGAGTTCTTCCGCGCGCTGGCCCGCCATTGCGGCGGCGCGGGCACCGGGCCTTTGGCGCGGCTCATGGGCCTTTTCCACCGCATAACGAAAGGAGGCCGGTCATGA